The following coding sequences lie in one Periophthalmus magnuspinnatus isolate fPerMag1 chromosome 24, fPerMag1.2.pri, whole genome shotgun sequence genomic window:
- the irak1bp1 gene encoding interleukin-1 receptor-associated kinase 1-binding protein 1 homolog translates to MDPQTRVFATVLPTPDSGMKDKRLETDRRTPHVPPRPRELQVTGTAELCAPADRASVRVCVSSSKESVNEATNSVSRRLDYILQCVRTHGINTEDVLTRTFLHREEEQYHMNAEVAVTFSDFAKMELVCRLLLEKLDKSVIIGLPRYFHSPECLSQLRRRVCASAVDNAKQKASDISQLLGQTLGSPQLIVEEEIREVHSEDDGSEHRPLTALPCIPSITAFSRVSITFGIKDRIGKQL, encoded by the exons ATGGACCCGCAGACCCGAGTATTTGCCACCGTTTTACCGACTCCAGACTCTGGGATGAAGGACAAACGGCTGGAGACAGACCGGCGGACACCCCACGTCCCTCCGCGGCCCAGAGAGCTCCAGGTGACGGGCACTGCGGAGCTGTGTGCCCCGGCGGACCGAGCCTCTGTGCGGGTCTGTGTGAGCAGCAGCAAAGAGTCTGTGAACGAGGCGACAAACAGCGTTTCACGGAGACttgattatattttacaatgtGTTAg GACACATGGAATCAATACCGAAGACGTATTGACGCGCACGTTCCTccacagagaagaggagcagtaTCACATGAACGCAGAG GTGGCTGTGACGTTTTCTGACTTTGCAAAGATGGAGCTGGTTTGTAGACTGCTGCTGGAGAAACTAGATAAGAGTGTCATCATTGGGTTACCTCGATACTTCCACAGCCCTGAATGTCTCAGTCAGCTCAG GAGACGTGTTTGTGCGTCTGCTGTGGACAACGCCAAACAGAAGGCCAGCGATATCAGTCAGCTCCTGGGGCAGACGCTCGGATCGCCTCAGCTGATCGTGGAAGAGGAGATTAGAGAAGTCCACAGCGAAGACGATGGAAGTGAACACAGACCTTTAACAGCTCTGCCCTGTATTCCCTCAATCACCGCTTTTTCACGCGTGTCCATCACTTTTGGCATTAAAGACAGAATTGGAAAGCAGCTGTAA
- the si:dkey-261l7.2 gene encoding uncharacterized protein si:dkey-261l7.2, translating into MPRVSATALLQVALLLSAVPAQYFISRWYGSTATQRFHATTRLLRIWKDLRSSYLNGTAWTEWSSQQFSRVTSYLGFETDTEESPNTPPLEHMLFDNDLGYFGASKTIRKPRPPYVFLRVGEVVLESKRNMVGVVVSWDPELRAPAEWVDRVYSDFESVKAEKTPHYKVLFNGPGESSLLVAYLPQTQLERVTGMKPNIPTLENYFTHFDGERFVMQPWLRAMFPEDEDTEYSEY; encoded by the exons ATGCCTCGAGTCTCGGCCACGGCGCTGCTCCAGGTCGCGCTGCTCCTGTCCGCTGTGCCCGCGCAGTACTTCATCTCCAGGTGGTACGGCAGCACGGCCACGCAACGTTTCCACGCCACTACGAG GTTACTCCGGATCTGGAAGGACTTGAGGTCTTCGTACCTGAACGGCACGGCGTGGACAGAGTGGAGCAGCCAGCAGTTCTCCAGAGTCAC GTCTTATTTGGGATTTGAAACAGATACAGAAGAGTCTCCAAACACCCCGCCGCTTGAACATATGCTTTTTGATAACGACCTGGGATATTTTGGAG CCTCAAAGACAATCCGTAAACCCCGGCCTCCTTACGTCTTCCTGCGGGTGGGAGAGGTCGTCCTGGAGTCTAAGCGTAACATGGTGGGGGTGGTGGTCAGCTGGGACCCTGAGCTCAGAGCCCCGGCGGAATGGGTGGACCGCGTGTACTCCGACTTTGAG AGCGTTAAAGCGGAGAAGACTCCTCATTACAAAGTGTTATTTAACGGGCCTGGGGAATCCTCTCTGCTGGTGGCCTACCTCCCTCAGACTCAGCTGGAGAGAGTCACAGGGATGAAG CCGAACATTCCCACTTTGGAGAACTATTTCACTCATTTTGACGGTGAGCGGTTTGTGATGCAGCCCTGGCTCAGAGCGATGTTTCCTGAAGATGAAGACACGGAATACTCGGAATACTGA